One window of the Anomalospiza imberbis isolate Cuckoo-Finch-1a 21T00152 chromosome 12, ASM3175350v1, whole genome shotgun sequence genome contains the following:
- the NAE1 gene encoding NEDD8-activating enzyme E1 regulatory subunit codes for MARPGRAGLKEQRYDRQLRLWGDHGQEALESAHVCVINATATGTEILKNLVLPGIGSFTIVDGNRVSGEDVGNNFFLQKSHIGQNRAQSAMELLQELNSDVSGNFVEESPEKLLDNDPSFFNRFNLVVATQLPESTLLRLAEVLWNSNIPLLVCRTYGLVGYMRVVIKEHTVVESHPDNMLEDLRLDKPFPELTEHVQDYDLEHMDKKDHSHTPWIVIVAKYLTKWFSEKSEQLPKSYKEKEAFKELIRQGILKNDNGTPEDEENFEEAIKNVNTALNRTEIPRGIEELFNDDCCLKLTEQSSSFWILVRALKEFVANEGQGSLPVRGTIPDMMADSNKFIKLQNVYREKAKKDTAAVGSHAAKLLQSLGKAPESVSERELKLFCSNAAFLHVVRCRSLAEEHSPNSCSRDAISKYCCLPQTSLHFQLGVVW; via the exons atggcgcggccgggccgggccggcctCAAGGAGCAGCGCTACGACCGCCAGCTCAG ACTGTGGGGTGACCATGGCCAAGAAGCGTTGGAATCTGCCCATGTTTGCGTGATAAATGCAACAGCAACAGGAACTGAAATACTCAAAAACTTGGTGCTGCCAG gtaTTGGTTCGTTTACAATTGTCGATGGGAATCGAGTCTCTGGAGAAGATGTTGGAAATAA tttctttctgcAAAAAAGCCATATTGGTCAG AATCGTGCCCAGAGTGCCATGGAGCTCTTGCAGGAATTGAATAGTGATGTTTCTGGAAATTTTGTTGAAGAG AGTCCAGAAAAGCTTTTAGACAATGATCCTTCCTTTTTTAATCGGTTTAACTTAGTGGTTGCAACACAACTACCAGAAAG TACATTGTTGCGCCTGGCTGAAGTTCTCTGGAATTCCAACATTCCTCTGCTGGTCTGCAGGACCTATGGACTGGTTGGTTACATGAGAGTCGTGATTAAAGAACATACAG TTGTTGAATCTCACCCTGACAATATGTTAGAAGATCTGAGACTGGACAAACCATTTCCAGAACTGACAGAACACGTTCAGGATTATGACTTGGAGCATATGGACAAAAAG GACCACAGCCATACCCCATGGATTGTGATTGTTGCCAAGTATCTCACAAAATGGTTCAGTGAG aagaGCGAACAGTTGCCTAAGAGTTACAAAGAGAAAGAAGCCTTCAAAGAACTGATTCGCCAAG gtaTCTTAAAGAACGACAATGGCACCCCAGAAGATGAGGAAAACTTTGAGGAAGCTATAAAAAATGTGAATACAGCATTAAATCGTACAGAG atTCCAAGAGGCATTGAAGAGCTTTTTAATGATGATTGCTGCCTAAAACTCACGGAGCAG TCATCTTCCTTCTGGATTTTGGTTCGAGCTTTAAAAGAATTTGTAGCAAATGAAGGGCAAGGAAGCTTGCCTGTCCGAGGCACCATTCCTGATATGATGGCAGACTCCAATAAATTCATCAAATTGCAAAATGT ATACCGTGAGAAAGCAAAGAAGGAtactgctgctgtggggagccATGCTGCTAAATTGTTACAGTCCCTGGGCAAG GCACCTGAGTCTGTTTCAGAGAGAGAATTGAAATTGTTCT GCAGCAACGCCGCCTTCCTGCACGTGGTGCGCTGCCGCTCGCTGGCTGAGGAGCACAGCCCCAACTCCTGCAGTAGGGATGCAATCAGTAAGTACTGCTGCTTGCCACAAacctcactgcatttccaactTGGAGTGGTTTGGtga